One part of the Clostridium thermosuccinogenes genome encodes these proteins:
- a CDS encoding diguanylate cyclase domain-containing protein has translation MRDLSVLVTALEVVENNLCKRFTVEDLARECYVSVSGLQKLFSYVFGLSVGEYLSKRRLSVAARDLVNTKKSITSIALTYRYTSPEAFSRAFRKFWGISPSAFRKEHRFFELFPKFEFNLENGGYNMSARRKVDITELYDELKKLRDTYVLCADICNLKLTNDTYGFAAGDLVIAETARRIDSSLSDDMLMFRIGRDEFVVLTGYNSVIDAETLAQKITALNGKHVTYDGKEIPVSIRIGISKIPNGGLSYKEAFDKMHDTIERVKQDGVFIGVLEE, from the coding sequence GTGCGGGATTTATCTGTGCTTGTTACAGCTCTTGAGGTGGTTGAGAACAACCTATGTAAGCGATTCACTGTAGAAGACTTGGCTAGGGAATGTTATGTTTCTGTATCAGGCTTACAAAAGCTCTTTAGTTATGTCTTTGGTCTCTCAGTTGGTGAATACTTGTCAAAGCGCCGGTTGAGTGTGGCTGCTCGAGATCTGGTTAATACAAAGAAAAGCATAACAAGCATCGCATTGACATATAGATACACGTCTCCAGAAGCATTTTCAAGGGCTTTCAGGAAGTTCTGGGGGATATCGCCGTCAGCATTCCGCAAAGAACACCGCTTTTTTGAGTTGTTCCCCAAATTTGAATTTAATCTTGAAAACGGAGGTTATAATATGTCAGCTCGAAGAAAAGTTGATATAACAGAACTTTATGATGAACTCAAAAAGCTTCGTGACACGTATGTTTTGTGTGCCGATATATGCAATCTTAAGCTAACAAATGATACTTACGGTTTTGCAGCAGGTGACCTTGTTATTGCAGAGACTGCAAGGCGCATTGATTCTTCACTTTCTGATGATATGCTGATGTTCCGCATAGGACGGGATGAATTTGTTGTTTTGACCGGATATAATTCTGTAATTGATGCAGAAACCTTGGCTCAGAAAATCACTGCATTAAATGGCAAGCATGTTACATATGATGGCAAAGAGATTCCTGTCAGCATACGTATTGGTATTAGTAAAATTCCAAATGGTGGACTGAGTTATAAAGAAGCTTTTGACAAAATGCATGACACAATTGAAAGAGTTAAACAGGACGGAGTTTTCATTGGAGTTTTAGAGGAATAA
- a CDS encoding M23 family metallopeptidase yields MATGLVISKTPVYYGPSTTIYPSEGSTVGPNEKVTILWKEGSWYYIEYFVGTTSTRKRMYIETNRVSHIVGTIPSKSFLGTKKTTRPATVYAGPGSDYAKTGSVGAEAVTAYNEVAGNYTFIEYNIPGGKRKRAYIETSRLSNPSTSKIIKDPINPSLNFTGSNHTDYGVPTGTPVYAMCDGTFKFAYIWGKKYQASKNSYLSLGRGIRLTPAPGWKTADGRTPSYIEYGHLSRLNGFSTPNYVERCQGSESGTNYLEKTVILANKTVKCGELIGYSGNSGNTYGATGEHLHIRLR; encoded by the coding sequence ATGGCAACAGGTTTGGTGATAAGCAAAACCCCGGTTTACTACGGACCAAGCACCACCATCTACCCATCTGAAGGCAGCACTGTAGGCCCTAACGAGAAGGTCACCATCTTGTGGAAGGAAGGCAGTTGGTACTATATTGAGTACTTTGTAGGCACCACATCAACCAGGAAAAGAATGTATATCGAAACTAATAGAGTATCCCATATTGTCGGAACTATCCCTTCCAAATCTTTTTTGGGCACTAAAAAAACAACCAGGCCAGCTACTGTTTATGCAGGACCTGGATCAGATTATGCAAAGACCGGCTCTGTAGGGGCAGAGGCTGTAACCGCCTATAATGAAGTGGCTGGTAATTATACCTTCATCGAGTATAATATTCCTGGAGGAAAAAGGAAAAGAGCGTATATTGAAACAAGCAGACTTAGCAATCCGAGTACATCAAAGATCATTAAAGACCCTATTAACCCTTCATTGAATTTTACCGGAAGCAATCACACTGACTATGGAGTACCTACAGGGACCCCGGTTTATGCAATGTGTGACGGTACTTTCAAATTTGCATATATTTGGGGGAAAAAGTACCAAGCCAGCAAGAACTCATACCTTAGCCTTGGGCGTGGAATACGCTTAACGCCTGCACCTGGATGGAAAACAGCGGACGGCAGAACACCTTCATATATAGAATATGGTCATTTGTCCCGCCTGAACGGTTTTTCCACACCAAATTATGTGGAGCGTTGTCAAGGCTCTGAAAGTGGCACAAACTACTTGGAAAAGACCGTTATTCTTGCCAATAAGACTGTAAAATGCGGAGAACTTATTGGCTATAGCGGTAATTCCGGAAACACTTATGGAGCAACCGGCGAACATCTTCACATTCGGTTAAGATAA
- a CDS encoding electron transfer flavoprotein subunit beta/FixA family protein, producing MKIVCLVKFIPDVDNFSYDYEKNTLVRENVKLILNPDDACALAFALGVKAKRPETMVEIVTMAPASVIPLVEDLLRRNADRATIISDRLYAGSDTYVTSRIIGRYLESIEYDLILTGTHTLDGDTSHVPSQIAEILKLEQLSNIVKIHEECMTGKRVIVEADTEKNLSKFEMELPCILSLSHESKYKLPYIRYKDLELDVRDRISVIGNEVLSFPETDTGLKGSLTRVNRTFVKSLQKKERIVVGTDEEGIETVYRFLKSKGFI from the coding sequence ATGAAGATTGTATGCCTGGTTAAATTTATTCCCGATGTGGACAACTTCTCATATGACTATGAAAAAAATACCTTGGTCAGGGAAAATGTAAAACTGATACTGAATCCTGATGACGCGTGCGCCCTGGCTTTCGCCCTGGGAGTGAAGGCAAAAAGGCCGGAGACCATGGTGGAAATTGTAACTATGGCACCGGCAAGTGTCATACCCCTTGTTGAGGATTTGCTAAGGCGCAACGCGGATCGGGCGACCATAATCTCGGACCGGCTGTATGCGGGCAGCGATACCTATGTGACAAGCAGAATCATCGGCAGATATCTGGAAAGTATAGAATATGACCTCATTCTCACAGGCACCCATACCCTTGACGGCGATACTTCCCATGTACCTTCCCAGATTGCCGAAATCCTGAAGCTGGAGCAGCTGTCCAATATTGTGAAAATCCATGAAGAGTGCATGACAGGTAAAAGAGTCATCGTCGAAGCGGATACCGAAAAAAACTTGTCAAAATTCGAAATGGAACTTCCTTGTATCCTGAGTTTGAGCCATGAGAGCAAATACAAACTGCCCTATATCAGGTACAAGGATCTTGAGTTGGATGTAAGGGACAGGATATCGGTCATAGGCAATGAAGTGCTGTCTTTCCCGGAAACCGATACCGGTCTGAAGGGTTCTCTGACCAGGGTGAACAGAACCTTTGTAAAGTCTCTCCAGAAAAAAGAGAGAATAGTTGTAGGCACTGATGAAGAGGGTATAGAAACAGTTTATCGTTTTCTGAAATCCAAAGGATTTATCTGA
- a CDS encoding FAD-binding oxidoreductase has protein sequence MDNQALLNSLKEIFSEDQINTNYEDLYDAAADRYKKYAKAKKVLDVPVPIAIVYPKSAEEVSKLLVFCNENSINVIPRSGKTATEGGLENWKEQTIVIDAKNLNKIIRIDTYNMEATVQAGVPLQELEDEARKLGYTTGHSPQSKPVAKMGGLVATRSIGQFSTLYGGIEDMVVGLECVFPDGHIARIKNVPRRAGGPDIRHIVIGNEGTLCYITEVTVKLFKFFPENSKFYGYLIKDIDTGIKVLREVVVNGYRPSIARVYSEEDARQHFYHFHKGKCVLIFMAEGNRDIVNATCAGIEAAVEKFKDGIIEQVDGQLISDWYDHLNWSQQDIDDEIQGMIENDRHDGFTTEISANWETISKIYHNVINRIRNEFPRAHDLTMLGGHSSHSYINGTNMYFVYNYNINCAPEDEMRIYHHPIHSIIVEETLKLGGSMCHHHGIGKYRTEWTKEEHGSAYYMLEKLKEAFDPKGIMNFGTIYPQEEGLKYIK, from the coding sequence TTGGATAATCAAGCATTACTAAACAGCCTTAAAGAAATATTCTCAGAAGACCAAATCAATACCAATTATGAAGATTTGTACGATGCGGCTGCGGACCGTTATAAAAAATACGCTAAAGCCAAAAAAGTACTGGATGTTCCGGTTCCTATCGCAATCGTATATCCAAAATCTGCGGAAGAAGTAAGCAAGCTTCTGGTATTTTGTAATGAAAACAGCATCAACGTCATCCCAAGAAGCGGGAAGACGGCTACGGAAGGGGGGTTGGAAAACTGGAAGGAGCAAACAATTGTCATTGATGCGAAAAATCTTAACAAAATCATCAGGATCGACACCTATAATATGGAGGCAACCGTACAGGCAGGAGTTCCTCTGCAGGAGCTGGAGGATGAGGCCAGAAAACTGGGATATACCACAGGTCATTCTCCACAATCCAAACCGGTTGCAAAAATGGGTGGACTGGTAGCAACAAGAAGCATAGGCCAATTCTCGACGCTTTACGGGGGCATCGAAGATATGGTGGTGGGCCTTGAATGCGTATTCCCGGACGGACATATCGCAAGGATCAAAAATGTGCCGCGTCGTGCCGGAGGACCGGATATCCGTCATATCGTCATTGGGAATGAAGGTACGCTTTGCTATATCACTGAAGTTACGGTGAAGCTTTTCAAATTCTTCCCCGAAAACAGCAAATTTTATGGCTATCTGATCAAAGACATTGATACCGGTATAAAGGTACTCAGGGAGGTCGTGGTCAATGGATACCGTCCATCCATTGCCAGAGTCTATTCTGAAGAAGATGCAAGGCAGCATTTTTACCATTTTCACAAGGGAAAATGCGTGCTGATCTTCATGGCCGAAGGAAACCGGGATATAGTCAATGCCACCTGCGCGGGAATTGAAGCTGCGGTGGAGAAATTCAAGGATGGTATAATTGAGCAGGTTGACGGACAGCTGATATCCGACTGGTATGATCATTTGAACTGGTCCCAGCAGGACATTGATGACGAAATCCAGGGTATGATTGAAAATGACAGGCACGATGGCTTCACAACAGAGATATCGGCCAACTGGGAAACAATATCGAAAATTTACCACAATGTGATTAACAGAATCCGAAATGAATTCCCAAGAGCCCATGATTTGACCATGCTTGGCGGTCATTCATCCCACAGCTATATCAATGGAACAAATATGTACTTTGTTTACAACTACAATATCAATTGTGCTCCGGAAGATGAAATGAGAATCTATCACCATCCGATACACTCCATCATCGTAGAGGAAACGCTGAAACTTGGCGGATCCATGTGTCATCACCATGGTATCGGGAAGTACCGTACCGAATGGACAAAAGAAGAGCACGGTTCAGCATACTACATGCTGGAAAAGTTGAAGGAAGCTTTTGATCCGAAAGGAATTATGAATTTCGGAACCATTTATCCTCAGGAAGAAGGACTTAAGTATATTAAATAA
- a CDS encoding MurR/RpiR family transcriptional regulator, which translates to MINIDFNRLNPLERNINETLMNYAKQSSDITINEAAEICGCSISKISKFVKKLGFSNFKEYVDFLYGRWQPRREFSAELERLKNFINDFDVSLVDEFVELMQAHEKIILFGYGPSFICAQYFEYKLRIVTNKVVIAVPDEVSVENLMDDTSLLVIFSATGQFKSFDYVNQVAKEKGCSVLLIIEEYNPNLQTGFDRIFWLSKYPQPQDLKPYEKSRTVFFIFIEEVIQRLIADNRRNVPISFHF; encoded by the coding sequence ATGATTAATATTGATTTCAATAGATTGAACCCATTAGAAAGAAATATAAACGAAACGCTGATGAACTATGCAAAGCAGTCTTCAGATATCACCATCAATGAAGCTGCTGAAATTTGCGGATGTTCTATTTCAAAAATATCCAAATTTGTAAAAAAACTCGGCTTTAGCAATTTCAAAGAATATGTTGACTTTCTGTATGGAAGGTGGCAGCCGCGGCGCGAATTTTCAGCTGAACTGGAACGGTTGAAAAACTTTATTAATGATTTCGATGTGTCCCTGGTCGATGAATTCGTGGAATTGATGCAGGCACATGAAAAGATTATTCTGTTTGGCTATGGGCCTTCTTTTATATGCGCCCAGTATTTTGAGTATAAATTGAGAATCGTAACGAATAAGGTAGTTATCGCCGTTCCCGATGAGGTCTCTGTGGAAAATCTGATGGACGACACAAGCCTGCTCGTCATTTTTTCCGCAACAGGGCAGTTCAAGTCCTTTGACTATGTCAATCAGGTTGCAAAAGAAAAGGGTTGCAGTGTTCTTCTGATTATAGAGGAATACAACCCTAATCTGCAGACCGGTTTTGACAGAATTTTCTGGCTTTCCAAGTATCCTCAGCCGCAGGACCTGAAGCCTTATGAGAAATCAAGGACCGTTTTCTTCATTTTTATTGAAGAGGTAATCCAGCGTCTCATTGCCGACAACCGAAGGAACGTTCCTATTTCATTTCATTTTTAA
- a CDS encoding electron transfer flavoprotein subunit alpha/FixB family protein: MPEIKKICIKRIHLKLKGLFDMKKSLIYLDEGDLKSSIDLLEVVRQIYLGGFYETYAFCINHSPDAAIGQFDYVLTVKDGRVQDCDTINLTNCLEEAHRIYDFDSILIPATYKGRMLAPRLAMRLGVGLVADVTSIAFSNGELEMVRPAFSGKLFAGVTNNGRKPVMMSVRPNVFTYSSGHFRTTRLMEFQPSSIQPAGLRLLETRNKEKAKDIRESEILVSGGGGTADHFDKLYELAEVLEGMVSASRRIVDSGIAERSIQVGQSGKTVSPRLYIALGIYGSVQHMEGLKNVENIISVNTNKNAPICSVSDIVVEGDSKEFIIKLTEKIKNNKKCINKEAEK, encoded by the coding sequence TTGCCTGAAATCAAAAAGATTTGCATCAAAAGGATTCACTTGAAATTAAAAGGATTGTTTGATATGAAGAAAAGCTTGATTTATCTGGACGAAGGGGATCTAAAAAGTTCCATAGACTTATTGGAAGTTGTCCGTCAGATTTATCTCGGCGGATTCTATGAAACATATGCTTTCTGCATAAATCACTCACCTGATGCAGCCATAGGACAGTTTGACTATGTCTTAACAGTTAAGGACGGCAGGGTGCAAGACTGTGACACAATAAACTTGACAAATTGCTTGGAAGAGGCGCACAGAATTTATGATTTTGACAGTATTCTGATACCTGCCACCTATAAAGGCAGAATGCTCGCTCCCAGACTGGCTATGCGGCTTGGCGTCGGACTGGTGGCTGATGTTACCAGCATTGCCTTCAGCAACGGGGAACTGGAAATGGTAAGACCTGCTTTCAGCGGCAAGCTCTTTGCGGGAGTGACAAACAATGGCCGAAAACCGGTGATGATGAGTGTTCGTCCCAATGTTTTCACCTATTCTTCCGGTCATTTCAGGACAACACGACTGATGGAATTTCAGCCTTCATCAATACAGCCTGCAGGGTTAAGACTGCTGGAAACCAGAAACAAGGAAAAGGCAAAAGACATCAGGGAAAGCGAAATCCTGGTTTCGGGGGGCGGCGGAACTGCTGATCATTTTGATAAGCTTTATGAACTTGCAGAAGTGCTTGAGGGCATGGTATCCGCAAGCAGACGCATTGTTGACAGCGGCATTGCCGAACGCAGCATCCAGGTCGGTCAATCGGGGAAAACTGTCAGCCCCAGGCTATATATTGCGCTGGGTATCTATGGGTCAGTTCAGCACATGGAAGGACTCAAAAACGTAGAAAACATCATCTCGGTAAACACGAACAAAAATGCGCCCATCTGCAGTGTGTCCGACATTGTGGTGGAAGGCGACTCCAAGGAGTTCATCATAAAACTGACTGAAAAAATCAAAAATAACAAAAAATGTATCAATAAGGAGGCAGAAAAATGA
- a CDS encoding MFS transporter — translation MSDKLKRYFQFLLIVLAAGAIYPIMYLKTNYQETILEVFNITLPQLNTIYSFLGIVWVVGYLPSGLLSDRFSAKKLLSISLFGTAAGGLWFAQIPNYTNVVIIYCIWGVFSVFTFWSAHMKLVKLLASREEEGRFFGILDGGRGVVEAVLASIALLIFSNILGDSTNIADKRSAIVAIIYMYSFVLLAIGILITIFVKDDEKLIASGKAQVVKQDSFRFSDLGKVFKNKFTYLMGGIIFLSYAVTWTVYYFGGFLQTNIGVDPVTVATITVIVLWMRPVGGIGGGILADKFGRGAIVMSALLATATCLIIMAVLPANMGASLFYALVVAGGMFLYAIRGTYWSLIGDCKIDNAIIGTAIGFISLVGYLPDIILGPFNSMLFKVFGDNGGYNAYFIASAIFGIIGACLVAAFIKMTKKERV, via the coding sequence ATGAGTGATAAACTAAAAAGGTATTTCCAATTCCTGCTAATCGTGTTAGCGGCAGGAGCAATTTATCCAATTATGTATTTAAAAACCAATTATCAGGAAACTATTTTAGAAGTATTCAACATCACATTGCCTCAGCTAAATACCATCTATTCATTCCTTGGAATAGTGTGGGTTGTGGGTTATCTCCCCAGCGGTTTGCTGAGTGACAGATTTTCAGCTAAAAAATTGCTGTCCATCTCTCTTTTCGGTACAGCAGCAGGCGGATTATGGTTTGCACAGATACCTAACTATACCAATGTTGTAATCATCTACTGCATCTGGGGCGTATTCTCTGTATTTACCTTCTGGAGTGCCCACATGAAGCTGGTTAAGCTCCTGGCCAGCAGGGAAGAGGAAGGCCGCTTCTTTGGAATACTTGACGGCGGACGTGGCGTTGTGGAAGCTGTTCTTGCAAGTATTGCATTGCTGATTTTCTCAAATATTCTAGGCGACAGCACCAATATAGCGGATAAAAGATCGGCCATTGTTGCCATCATCTACATGTATTCCTTCGTATTGCTTGCTATTGGTATCCTTATTACCATTTTCGTCAAAGATGACGAGAAACTTATAGCTTCCGGGAAAGCCCAGGTTGTAAAACAAGACAGCTTCAGATTCTCGGATCTGGGTAAGGTATTTAAAAACAAATTCACATACCTGATGGGAGGCATCATTTTCCTCTCCTATGCCGTGACCTGGACTGTCTATTACTTCGGCGGCTTTCTGCAGACGAATATAGGTGTTGACCCTGTGACCGTTGCGACAATTACCGTTATCGTGCTCTGGATGAGACCCGTTGGCGGTATCGGTGGAGGAATACTGGCTGACAAGTTCGGTAGAGGCGCAATTGTTATGAGTGCTCTGCTTGCTACTGCTACCTGCCTCATCATTATGGCTGTTCTGCCGGCCAACATGGGCGCATCACTGTTCTATGCACTGGTTGTTGCCGGTGGCATGTTCCTGTACGCAATTCGCGGCACCTATTGGTCGCTTATCGGTGACTGCAAAATTGACAATGCCATCATCGGTACAGCCATAGGCTTCATTTCCCTGGTGGGATATCTGCCGGATATCATCCTTGGACCTTTCAACAGTATGCTCTTCAAGGTATTTGGGGATAACGGAGGATATAACGCCTACTTCATAGCCAGCGCCATCTTCGGCATTATCGGCGCATGTCTGGTAGCAGCATTTATTAAGATGACAAAAAAGGAAAGAGTATAG
- a CDS encoding SDR family oxidoreductase, which translates to MNITDFNMDFFSLKGKNAIVTGGNTGLGQAFSLALAKAGANILMPSIMPDDPEFNRLIEAEGVKVVYMYADITKPGVPRQIVEKCVEVFGSVDILVNCAGICICKPVLEFDRTSWDPMISINLTAAFEMTHEVAKFMIPQRSGKIINICSMFSFLGGQWSPAYAASKHGIAGLTKAYCDELAQYNIQVNGIAPGYFKTKVAEASMKDPERNKWIVDHTPEGRWGDVADLMGTTVFLASKASQFVNGHILAVDGGFLTR; encoded by the coding sequence ATGAATATCACAGATTTTAACATGGATTTCTTCTCATTGAAGGGAAAGAACGCAATTGTCACAGGTGGTAATACCGGTTTAGGACAGGCATTTTCTCTGGCTTTGGCAAAAGCTGGTGCCAATATCTTAATGCCAAGCATTATGCCTGATGATCCTGAATTCAACCGTCTGATCGAAGCGGAAGGCGTAAAAGTGGTGTATATGTACGCGGATATTACAAAGCCCGGAGTTCCCAGACAGATCGTTGAAAAATGTGTTGAAGTATTTGGTTCTGTTGATATTCTGGTTAACTGTGCTGGAATATGCATCTGCAAACCTGTTTTGGAATTTGACAGAACATCATGGGATCCCATGATTTCCATCAATCTTACCGCAGCGTTTGAAATGACCCATGAGGTTGCAAAGTTCATGATCCCGCAAAGGAGTGGAAAAATCATCAATATTTGCTCCATGTTCTCGTTCCTGGGCGGTCAGTGGTCACCGGCATATGCTGCCTCCAAGCACGGTATTGCAGGGCTGACTAAAGCGTACTGTGATGAGCTGGCACAATACAATATTCAGGTAAACGGCATAGCGCCTGGATACTTCAAAACCAAGGTTGCAGAGGCTTCCATGAAAGATCCTGAAAGAAACAAATGGATTGTTGACCATACTCCCGAAGGCCGATGGGGAGATGTTGCCGATTTAATGGGCACCACTGTTTTCCTTGCAAGCAAGGCATCGCAATTTGTCAACGGGCATATCCTGGCGGTTGACGGTGGTTTCCTGACAAGATAA
- a CDS encoding FGGY-family carbohydrate kinase, with amino-acid sequence MRDKYLIGVDSGSQSTKVVVFNQKGEIILSASEKLREMIARKPGYVEHPDDDLWDSLKAACKKLMKQFEGDPKDIVGVGLCSIRCCRVFMKKDGTLAEPVMSWMDIRSYEKFQDDNPEISYTCPTSGYLTHRLTGEFRDTAANAFQWQFPVDVDTWDWSEDEEYFKSFNIPREKLLKLQMPGTILGYITKEAAEATGLPSGIPVVATANDKAVEALGSGLITSDTGFISLGTYIASMVCGSKNDPSAKNYWTNLSCIPYRYLYESNGIRRGMWHISWFKSIMGEAYAEKAKSEGCSVEEYLEREAVHVPAGSDGLLTIPDWLAPANQLYRKGVMIGFDERHTRGHIYRSILEGIALTLKNHYDAMINELGIKPEKIIISGGGSNSDLFMQIFADAYGVKTIRNEMNGAAALGAAICVAVATGIYPGFDQAVRQMVRQKDEFIPNEENFKVYSRINDGVYRQLPDLMEATLKTVYEAVNKKD; translated from the coding sequence GTGAGAGATAAATATCTCATTGGAGTGGACAGCGGTTCCCAAAGCACAAAGGTCGTTGTGTTCAATCAAAAAGGCGAGATCATCCTGAGTGCCAGCGAAAAACTGAGGGAAATGATAGCGAGAAAGCCAGGTTATGTTGAACATCCCGACGACGATTTGTGGGACAGTCTTAAGGCCGCTTGCAAAAAACTAATGAAGCAGTTCGAAGGTGATCCGAAGGACATCGTGGGTGTAGGTCTTTGTTCCATCCGTTGCTGCAGGGTTTTTATGAAAAAGGACGGTACTCTGGCTGAACCCGTGATGAGCTGGATGGATATCCGTTCATACGAAAAGTTCCAGGATGATAACCCTGAAATCAGCTACACTTGCCCGACTTCCGGCTATCTGACCCATCGTTTGACCGGAGAATTCAGGGATACTGCCGCAAATGCCTTTCAGTGGCAATTCCCTGTGGATGTGGATACCTGGGACTGGTCGGAGGATGAAGAATACTTTAAAAGCTTTAATATCCCAAGAGAAAAATTGTTAAAGCTTCAAATGCCCGGTACCATATTGGGATATATAACAAAGGAAGCCGCTGAAGCAACCGGCTTGCCTTCCGGGATTCCTGTAGTGGCAACCGCCAATGACAAAGCAGTTGAAGCTCTTGGCTCAGGTCTTATCACATCAGACACAGGATTTATATCGCTGGGAACCTATATCGCCTCAATGGTTTGCGGCAGCAAGAATGATCCTTCTGCAAAAAACTATTGGACGAATCTGTCCTGTATCCCGTATCGTTATTTGTATGAAAGCAATGGAATCAGGCGCGGGATGTGGCATATCTCCTGGTTTAAGTCTATTATGGGTGAAGCCTATGCGGAAAAGGCAAAAAGCGAAGGGTGCTCAGTTGAAGAATATCTGGAAAGGGAAGCTGTTCATGTGCCTGCCGGATCTGACGGACTCCTGACCATTCCGGACTGGCTGGCGCCTGCCAATCAACTGTACAGAAAAGGCGTTATGATCGGCTTTGATGAACGCCACACCCGGGGCCACATCTATCGTTCAATTCTGGAAGGTATAGCTCTCACCTTAAAGAACCATTACGATGCCATGATCAATGAGCTCGGAATCAAACCGGAAAAGATCATCATCTCCGGCGGCGGGTCTAACAGCGATCTGTTTATGCAGATTTTTGCGGATGCCTATGGTGTAAAAACCATCAGAAATGAGATGAACGGTGCTGCGGCTCTGGGAGCGGCCATATGCGTCGCAGTGGCCACAGGAATCTATCCGGGATTTGATCAAGCAGTGCGGCAGATGGTGAGACAGAAGGATGAGTTTATCCCCAATGAAGAAAACTTCAAAGTCTACAGCCGGATAAACGATGGTGTCTACCGTCAGTTGCCAGACTTGATGGAAGCAACACTGAAAACCGTATACGAGGCTGTAAACAAGAAAGACTAA